In one window of Tellurirhabdus rosea DNA:
- a CDS encoding lectin-like domain-containing protein — MKYFLYRSTVCIICFFFFVKSARGQFTLVRNAQPNSGQNNSYILTRSFNQGGAIWHQNQIDLRDPFVLNFTINLQPSAGESGGDGLAFVLQKVSANAFGSVGSGLGYNNLIPSIAAEIDTYRNHNLGDPGFDHMALQRNGESNHDSNLCLVKPVSVLPDGTSITDGKDHLLTIKWTGNSKKLEILVDKVSRIETTIDLIKDIFGGESKVWWGITATTGSAILTQTITFLEPCRPILYVPDAFTPNGDGINDVFEIKANQRVELNMTIYNKWGNAVYRMAGRDVTWNGVNSEPGNYVYTVTYTCPDIPSSATFSKSGSIILLQK, encoded by the coding sequence ATGAAGTATTTTCTTTACCGTTCAACAGTCTGCATCATTTGCTTTTTTTTCTTTGTTAAATCTGCCCGCGGTCAATTTACCCTGGTCAGAAATGCACAGCCAAATTCTGGCCAGAACAACAGCTATATTTTAACCCGCAGCTTTAACCAGGGCGGTGCCATCTGGCATCAGAACCAGATCGACCTGCGTGATCCTTTCGTCCTTAATTTTACGATCAATCTTCAGCCAAGCGCCGGAGAGAGCGGCGGCGATGGCCTGGCCTTTGTGCTCCAGAAAGTAAGCGCCAACGCTTTCGGGTCGGTTGGCAGCGGCCTGGGCTACAACAATCTGATTCCGTCGATTGCGGCGGAGATTGATACCTACCGCAATCACAACCTCGGCGATCCGGGTTTCGACCATATGGCCCTTCAGCGCAACGGGGAATCCAATCATGATTCGAATCTGTGTCTGGTTAAGCCGGTCAGCGTTCTTCCCGACGGCACCTCCATCACGGACGGCAAAGACCATCTGCTCACCATCAAATGGACGGGCAATTCCAAAAAGCTGGAGATTCTGGTTGACAAAGTGTCCCGGATCGAAACCACGATTGATCTCATCAAGGACATTTTCGGGGGGGAATCGAAAGTCTGGTGGGGCATTACGGCAACGACCGGCAGCGCCATTCTGACCCAGACGATCACGTTTCTAGAGCCATGCAGGCCCATCCTGTACGTCCCGGACGCCTTCACGCCCAACGGTGACGGAATCAACGATGTATTCGAGATCAAGGCGAACCAGCGGGTTGAACTCAACATGACCATTTACAACAAATGGGGCAATGCGGTATACCGGATGGCCGGCAGGGACGTAACCTGGAACGGCGTCAACAGCGAGCCGGGCAACTACGTTTATACCGTTACCTACACCTGCCCGGACATTCCTTCCAGCGCTACCTTCTCCAAATCGGGTTCGATTATTCTGCTTCAAAAATAA
- a CDS encoding DapH/DapD/GlmU-related protein, whose amino-acid sequence MPNQNTHTGPSFSLKNRLARLVWGVVDVTLFRLSPRPLHAWRSFLLRCFGANVGRGVHVYPGVRIWAPWNLDLQDQCGIASGVTLYSQGRITVGRLAVISQGTYLCAGTHDYNQPGFPLITRPISVGAHAWIAAEAFVHPGVTIGEGCVIGARAVVTRSMPPWMVCAGHPCVPVRGRTPLETAGLTSQAH is encoded by the coding sequence ATGCCTAACCAGAACACACATACCGGACCTTCCTTTTCGCTCAAAAACCGACTTGCCCGGTTGGTCTGGGGAGTTGTGGACGTAACCCTGTTCCGGCTGTCGCCCCGGCCGCTGCACGCGTGGCGTTCGTTTCTGCTGCGGTGTTTCGGGGCCAATGTGGGGCGGGGCGTGCATGTGTACCCCGGCGTCCGGATCTGGGCTCCGTGGAACCTCGACCTTCAGGACCAGTGCGGCATCGCCAGCGGCGTAACGCTGTACTCCCAGGGGCGGATTACGGTCGGACGGCTGGCGGTCATTTCGCAGGGGACGTATCTGTGCGCCGGAACCCACGACTACAACCAGCCGGGTTTTCCGCTGATTACCAGGCCGATCAGCGTGGGGGCGCACGCCTGGATTGCGGCCGAGGCTTTTGTACACCCCGGCGTCACGATTGGCGAGGGGTGCGTGATTGGGGCCCGGGCCGTTGTGACCCGGAGCATGCCGCCCTGGATGGTTTGCGCCGGACATCCCTGCGTACCCGTCAGGGGGCGGACGCCGCTGGAAACGGCCGGACTTACGAGTCAGGCTCATTAA
- a CDS encoding glycosyltransferase family 2 protein produces the protein MEALDLTIVIPVRNEETNLPNCLAAIGRDLARRVVVVDSDSTDQTCQIARTWGAEVVDFHWNGLFPKKRNWYLRNHRPDTRWVMFLDADEYLTPAFTTELRQALSRTDKAGYWLSYTVYFMGKRLKGGYPLRKLALFRVGAGEYERIDEDQWSRLDMEVHEHPVLDGEVGILYSKIDHQDFRGVSHYVTKHNEYASWEAERFMKATAEGQVHGTWTWKQRLKYRLMRSPLIGPAYFFGSFFLMGGFRDGARGLAFAILKMAYFTQVFCKIQEKSRRQTLARPVMPALGQPVQVGS, from the coding sequence ATGGAAGCACTGGACCTTACCATTGTTATTCCCGTCCGGAATGAAGAAACCAACCTGCCCAACTGCCTCGCCGCGATTGGGCGAGACCTGGCCCGCCGGGTCGTGGTCGTCGATTCGGACAGTACCGACCAGACCTGCCAGATCGCCCGGACGTGGGGCGCCGAGGTCGTGGATTTTCACTGGAACGGCCTGTTTCCCAAAAAACGCAACTGGTACCTGCGCAACCACCGGCCGGATACCCGATGGGTCATGTTTCTGGACGCCGACGAATACCTGACGCCTGCCTTTACGACGGAGCTGCGGCAGGCGCTGAGCCGCACGGATAAGGCGGGTTACTGGCTGAGCTATACCGTTTATTTCATGGGCAAACGGCTCAAAGGCGGCTATCCCCTGCGTAAACTGGCCCTTTTTCGGGTCGGCGCGGGAGAGTACGAGCGCATCGACGAAGACCAGTGGAGCCGGCTCGATATGGAGGTCCACGAACATCCGGTTTTGGACGGCGAGGTGGGCATCCTCTACAGCAAAATCGACCATCAGGATTTTCGGGGCGTCAGTCATTACGTTACCAAGCATAACGAGTATGCCAGCTGGGAGGCCGAGCGCTTCATGAAGGCAACGGCCGAGGGGCAGGTTCACGGCACCTGGACCTGGAAGCAGCGCCTGAAATACCGGCTGATGCGCAGTCCGCTGATTGGCCCGGCCTACTTTTTCGGCAGCTTTTTTCTGATGGGCGGCTTTCGCGACGGTGCCCGCGGGCTGGCCTTTGCCATTCTGAAGATGGCCTATTTCACGCAGGTATTCTGCAAGATTCAGGAGAAAAGCCGCCGGCAGACGCTTGCCCGTCCGGTCATGCCCGCGCTGGGCCAGCCCGTGCAGGTCGGCTCCTGA
- a CDS encoding glycosyltransferase: MNILQVISSMNPKVGGPCQGIRNYMSVKTDAMVFQDVVSLDDPAEPFLLQDSFRIIALGPSKGPWQYSSQLTPWLHENLHRYDAVVVHGLWLYHGYAVRKAIQRLKDRQEKAPKLFMMTHGMLDPYFQRASDRKLKALRNWLYWKLIEHKSVEAADGLFFTCQKELQLARKPFWPYHPRREINVGFGIEAPPAFKRTMETAFLEKCVAVAGRPYLLFLSRIHEKKGVEMLVEAYATLLETALDPEALPALVIAGPGLETPYGRKIWQTVQNNPLLRASVFFPGMLSGDAKWGALYGAEAFVLPSHQENFGIAVVEAMACGRPVLISNQINICDEIEQAGAGLVQTDTLPGTKALLQQWLDRPVVERQQMARRAYQTYVANFSVTPAVSQFCEAIQS; the protein is encoded by the coding sequence ATGAACATACTCCAGGTCATCAGCAGCATGAATCCGAAGGTCGGCGGCCCCTGCCAGGGCATCCGGAACTACATGTCCGTTAAGACCGACGCAATGGTGTTTCAGGACGTGGTGAGTCTGGACGACCCGGCGGAGCCGTTTCTGTTGCAGGATTCGTTCCGGATCATCGCCCTCGGACCCAGCAAAGGGCCGTGGCAGTACAGCAGCCAGCTTACGCCCTGGCTCCACGAAAACCTGCACCGCTACGATGCCGTGGTCGTGCATGGCCTCTGGCTGTACCACGGCTATGCGGTCCGGAAAGCGATTCAGCGCCTGAAAGACCGGCAGGAGAAAGCGCCCAAACTGTTCATGATGACGCACGGCATGCTGGACCCGTATTTCCAGCGGGCGTCGGACCGTAAACTGAAGGCGCTGCGCAACTGGCTTTACTGGAAACTCATTGAACATAAAAGCGTGGAAGCGGCCGACGGACTGTTTTTTACCTGCCAGAAAGAATTGCAGCTGGCCCGCAAGCCGTTCTGGCCTTATCACCCCCGGCGCGAAATAAACGTAGGCTTCGGCATTGAGGCTCCCCCGGCGTTCAAACGGACGATGGAAACGGCTTTTCTGGAAAAATGCGTCGCGGTGGCGGGACGGCCTTACCTGCTTTTTCTGAGCCGGATTCACGAGAAAAAAGGCGTGGAGATGCTGGTAGAAGCGTATGCCACCCTTCTGGAAACGGCGCTGGACCCCGAAGCCCTGCCAGCGCTGGTCATTGCCGGACCCGGTCTGGAAACGCCCTACGGCCGGAAAATCTGGCAAACGGTCCAGAACAATCCGCTGCTGCGGGCGTCGGTTTTCTTTCCCGGCATGCTCAGCGGAGACGCCAAATGGGGCGCGCTCTACGGCGCGGAAGCGTTTGTGCTGCCCAGCCATCAGGAAAACTTCGGCATTGCCGTCGTGGAAGCGATGGCCTGCGGCCGGCCGGTCCTGATTTCGAACCAGATTAACATTTGCGACGAAATTGAACAGGCCGGGGCGGGTCTTGTCCAGACCGACACCCTGCCGGGAACAAAGGCCCTGCTTCAGCAGTGGCTGGACAGGCCGGTCGTCGAGCGGCAGCAGATGGCCAGACGGGCGTATCAGACGTATGTGGCTAATTTCTCCGTGACCCCGGCAGTTAGCCAGTTCTGCGAAGCCATTCAATCCTGA
- a CDS encoding ArnT family glycosyltransferase has translation MLTIEQSPGIRDHSPAVASAFFRKEKWSVGVLLALATAQLLWKLGQNSLANWDESEYAQIAREMLLSGDFLTPNWGFKPKFHQPPLYVWFTVGFFKLVGINEFGARLASALSGIVLTLVTYFTGKLVFDKKIAFVGCLILLTSFGFVDNARFGTTDTMLALFIYLALYTFLLINKKGAWLWLISCLFMALAVMTKSAGGLLAPMIIFSLLLLEGRLPGFLLTKQFWLGILLFLAIILPWPIYMIRTHGQAFINDFFFYHILNRSANALEGNKGDNFFYIYQLGHRFYPWLYTVPFALAFFIKELLHRRTQALPLFVTAVLVFTLFTLVKTKLYWYVVPLYPALSLLVAAVLTEAIRTVDSVNFGTLTAMVLLAFLDVKLKAVGVVCFSVFIITIYVWQKRKPMYYISVALFLFSILMAQYKLKQLFSPDIDEVSVLASRHAGPQTEKAKTLLLYKGIDWPAALFYSNQNIKQVETPQQVKSYLTESRGRVMILAKKDAGHLASYFAIHTISSTNQYLLIEIKK, from the coding sequence ATGCTAACGATCGAACAGAGCCCCGGCATCCGCGACCATAGTCCGGCGGTTGCTTCTGCCTTTTTCAGGAAAGAAAAGTGGTCCGTTGGCGTGTTGCTGGCCCTGGCGACGGCCCAGTTGCTGTGGAAGCTCGGACAGAACAGCCTGGCCAACTGGGACGAAAGTGAATACGCCCAGATCGCCAGAGAAATGCTCCTGAGCGGAGATTTTCTGACGCCGAACTGGGGTTTTAAACCGAAGTTTCACCAGCCGCCCCTGTATGTTTGGTTTACCGTTGGTTTTTTTAAACTGGTTGGAATAAATGAGTTCGGAGCAAGGTTAGCTTCCGCATTGTCAGGAATAGTACTGACTCTGGTTACGTATTTTACGGGTAAACTTGTTTTCGATAAGAAAATAGCTTTTGTCGGCTGCCTGATTCTGCTTACCTCTTTTGGATTTGTAGATAATGCCCGGTTTGGTACAACGGATACTATGCTGGCTTTATTTATTTATCTGGCGCTGTATACTTTTTTATTAATTAATAAGAAAGGAGCTTGGTTGTGGTTGATTTCCTGCCTGTTTATGGCTCTGGCCGTTATGACTAAATCCGCCGGCGGACTTCTGGCGCCGATGATAATTTTTAGTTTGCTGCTGCTGGAAGGTCGTTTGCCCGGGTTTCTTTTAACAAAACAATTCTGGTTAGGGATATTGCTTTTTCTGGCCATTATTCTGCCCTGGCCGATTTACATGATCAGAACGCACGGGCAGGCATTTATCAATGATTTTTTCTTTTACCATATTCTGAATCGCTCCGCCAACGCCCTTGAAGGGAACAAAGGCGATAATTTCTTTTACATCTACCAGCTTGGGCACCGGTTTTATCCCTGGCTTTATACGGTGCCGTTCGCCCTGGCTTTTTTTATCAAGGAACTCCTTCACCGGCGGACGCAGGCTTTGCCGTTGTTTGTGACTGCGGTGCTCGTTTTTACGCTATTTACGCTGGTAAAGACCAAGTTATATTGGTATGTGGTGCCGCTGTACCCGGCGCTTTCCCTTTTGGTGGCCGCCGTCCTGACAGAAGCGATACGCACCGTTGATTCCGTAAATTTCGGGACACTCACCGCGATGGTGCTGCTCGCTTTTCTGGATGTAAAGTTGAAAGCAGTCGGAGTAGTGTGCTTCTCTGTGTTTATTATAACGATTTATGTTTGGCAGAAGCGAAAGCCAATGTATTATATTTCGGTAGCGCTTTTTCTATTTTCTATTCTTATGGCGCAGTACAAATTGAAACAGCTTTTCTCACCCGATATAGATGAAGTTTCGGTGCTTGCCAGCCGTCATGCGGGTCCGCAAACAGAAAAAGCTAAAACCCTGCTTCTATATAAAGGCATCGACTGGCCGGCGGCCTTATTTTACAGTAACCAAAATATAAAGCAGGTTGAAACGCCGCAACAGGTAAAAAGTTATTTAACAGAAAGCAGGGGCCGGGTGATGATTCTGGCAAAAAAAGATGCGGGTCATTTAGCCAGTTACTTTGCCATTCACACAATTTCTTCCACCAATCAATATCTTTTGATTGAAATAAAAAAGTGA
- a CDS encoding glycosyltransferase family 2 protein yields MNTPLLTVLMPVYNAEKYLREAVESILTQTFAAFEFLIIDDCSTDGSAAIIESYGDVRIRFLRNETNRGISETLNRGIELATTEFIARMDADDISYPERLAQQYAYMTAHPDCALLSCAARVVDEARRPIRIDRFHSEYFYYNLTFICWMYHPTVVYRRCAVQHVGGYRLRYAEDHALFLELARHYKIWNLEQVLLDYRVTSESLHQVRFPAEYEQAQREVVRARLRDFMGPDFTLSDIHLECLRHRFEPILRERNIDSMAYCLRLLDRINEKIINTENCNNSAEFTTEAARHKKRFILQNLTENLTTLEAIILMWKVGIPPWEILAYGKESLKEIILSKRESTYQ; encoded by the coding sequence ATGAACACGCCGCTGCTGACAGTCCTGATGCCGGTTTACAACGCCGAAAAATACCTTCGGGAGGCTGTGGAAAGCATCCTGACGCAGACTTTCGCGGCGTTTGAATTCCTGATTATCGACGACTGTTCGACCGACGGCAGCGCGGCCATCATCGAGTCGTACGGGGACGTCCGCATCCGTTTTTTGCGGAACGAAACCAACCGGGGCATCAGCGAGACCCTGAATCGGGGCATCGAACTGGCGACGACCGAGTTCATCGCCCGCATGGACGCCGACGACATCAGCTATCCCGAGCGGCTGGCGCAGCAGTATGCGTACATGACGGCCCATCCCGACTGCGCGCTGCTTTCGTGCGCCGCGCGGGTCGTGGACGAGGCCCGGCGACCTATCCGCATCGACCGGTTTCACAGCGAATATTTCTATTACAACCTGACGTTTATCTGCTGGATGTACCACCCGACGGTCGTTTACCGGCGCTGCGCCGTGCAGCATGTGGGCGGTTACCGGCTCCGGTATGCGGAGGACCACGCCCTGTTTCTGGAACTCGCCCGGCACTACAAAATCTGGAATCTGGAGCAGGTTCTGCTCGATTACCGGGTCACCAGCGAGAGCCTGCATCAGGTCCGGTTTCCGGCCGAGTACGAACAGGCCCAGCGGGAGGTTGTCCGGGCCAGGCTCCGGGATTTCATGGGCCCCGATTTCACCCTTTCGGATATCCATCTGGAATGCCTGCGACACCGCTTTGAACCGATTTTGCGGGAGAGAAATATTGACAGTATGGCGTATTGTTTACGCTTGCTTGACCGGATTAACGAAAAGATTATAAATACGGAAAATTGCAATAACAGCGCCGAATTTACTACCGAAGCCGCCCGTCATAAGAAAAGATTCATCCTTCAAAATCTGACAGAAAATCTGACAACGCTGGAGGCTATAATCCTCATGTGGAAAGTGGGAATTCCTCCCTGGGAAATCCTTGCTTATGGCAAAGAATCCCTGAAAGAAATCATTTTATCAAAACGAGAATCAACTTATCAATAA
- a CDS encoding PKD domain-containing protein, whose product MKKLFYLLLLWPYLSGYALERNPLRERSGSHKPAAFDNPAVGFTFTLSAGARTSAGVFGSDGTLLRTLWSNVRFNAGTHTRTWDKKDDLGNLVTRTDYVIKVLSNNVTYTWDGASIGNTSAQQTGSSKFRGFDIIHDAVAVGTSLYYCNNYQEGLTANWKTSTGNTTSTTQILPNGSNNYTSQGSQFVVSDGTYVYWGGSDASHFGVSDSPSYVFATKVSDDTEAIFSSGTAHTANHGRTYQSVINRMVFPISTGIVITGLAVQKTGSYLFVARKDNNTIHVLNKTTGAVVQTLSFTGPERLKINPVNDNELWIMSGGTVKRYTVQTSGTLSAASLTLAGLDSPVAMGISPDGATIVVADAGTSQQLKAFSTANGASAWTFGQQGGYMSNPDVQDAKFYFSDPVRSMRTFITFEPGGSFWVGDPGNYRIQKYSSSRTWQDRIMYLPRSYSIAVDPNNPTRVFNEYLEFAIDYSKSMRDGWRLAKNWRASIPAAYFQDFMANVFKSVTTLSNGRTYALQENVNTHRRHVVELPAAGLPRFTGIELEVYGFESIGPDGSLRYVSGLSNGAQIWYKRTLNGFDAAGNPQWGPAQETARFSGDTGGHPMTRYSEGTPGQTTASGLVISFDRQKEENGHGAGFHLGAIPVGGSDWKWKTALATNREYRGDFPDDGRFDTGNYGSETGNAGGDVQVVENNIFWNYYGEFWKAGQTNKWQHVADNGLMVGQFGVTKWDSAEDSPPQMAGNAFSTSVVKSGSDYYIHHNDEFFHSGVHRWKVSGLNTIQLQTATIVSNPVLPNNGVHLMDGLPFIAPLTDGTAGWVRTPAADVTTNEYSTWWTVKTGVKSYKRDSVDIYAKFLQNSGTATVAKDLGTYTNLPSWKMSGKVSWDGNNGNNGQGGGCYFEVLDNTGKVISRLHMELVWGTVPTIKVFTNNQVIAEGPHTAMYVVTNKTQPFQINAATGGITFRYGTYPAITVPVFDASANWKAPKTVRMYFFGNGSNYARIMGLGSVLFLADAPAPENVTPPAPLLAADDAANTLSASSALGMSEILVSVNGGDYTAYSGQILVGDVSRPAGYWKFKTRAVTGRNESPVAESPAFTLAPVPAAVNQLPYVNAGADQTLALPTSTATLTGTASDSDGSIASYVWSQRSGPTQLTFTNGNSALATVSGIQVGAYLLRLTVTDNQGGTSFAETSLNVQPASLPAIVSFNLINATNGQEIRVIAPGEQLNLLNLPTQNLAIRANISMGTPTGSVVMNLSGAQSRSQTDSNAPFALFGDNNGTYTSWTPVAGSYTLTATPYTAANGTGTAGTPLTISFSVVRPAANPTGNFDKANCSTLEGWAADRNQLNTSVNVDVVIDGVLVATVPANRLRSDVGAALRDNGLHGFRFNVPSAYQQRGTHTASIRLAGTSYVLPNSPRQYTCATSARMDTSGEKSGGEVSATAWLLFPNPVQNSLTIAVPAPFMPGNLQMTIVSSTGRQFAVPAQLMAADNQQITVDVQGLQLLPGVYFIQISDGQRLLQTIRFVKS is encoded by the coding sequence ATGAAAAAACTTTTCTATCTGCTGCTTCTGTGGCCGTACCTGAGTGGTTACGCCCTGGAACGAAACCCGTTGCGGGAAAGGTCCGGTTCGCACAAACCGGCTGCTTTCGACAACCCGGCCGTCGGTTTTACGTTTACGCTGAGTGCCGGGGCCCGCACAAGCGCCGGCGTTTTCGGTTCGGATGGAACTCTCCTCCGGACTTTATGGAGCAACGTCCGCTTCAACGCCGGAACGCATACCCGAACCTGGGACAAAAAAGATGACCTGGGCAATCTGGTCACCCGAACGGACTATGTCATCAAAGTTTTATCGAACAACGTCACCTATACCTGGGACGGAGCGAGCATCGGCAATACATCGGCCCAGCAGACCGGCTCCAGCAAGTTCCGGGGCTTCGACATCATCCACGACGCCGTTGCGGTAGGAACTTCCCTTTACTACTGTAACAATTACCAGGAGGGCCTGACCGCCAACTGGAAGACCAGCACGGGCAACACGACGTCCACTACGCAAATCCTGCCCAACGGAAGCAACAACTACACCAGCCAGGGATCGCAGTTTGTGGTCTCCGACGGTACTTATGTGTACTGGGGCGGGAGCGACGCTTCTCATTTTGGCGTAAGCGATTCGCCCTCGTATGTGTTCGCCACCAAAGTGAGCGACGATACCGAAGCCATTTTCAGCAGCGGAACGGCGCATACGGCAAACCACGGCCGGACTTACCAGAGCGTCATCAACAGGATGGTTTTTCCCATCAGCACCGGAATCGTCATCACCGGGCTGGCCGTTCAGAAGACCGGCAGCTACCTTTTCGTGGCCCGCAAAGACAACAACACCATTCACGTCCTGAACAAAACCACCGGAGCGGTTGTCCAGACCCTGAGCTTTACCGGCCCCGAGCGGCTGAAAATCAACCCGGTCAACGACAACGAACTGTGGATCATGTCCGGCGGAACGGTCAAACGGTACACCGTGCAAACCAGCGGTACGCTGTCTGCGGCCTCACTTACGCTGGCGGGGCTGGATAGTCCCGTTGCTATGGGAATTTCGCCGGATGGAGCCACCATCGTGGTTGCCGATGCCGGTACCAGCCAGCAGTTGAAAGCCTTCTCGACCGCTAACGGAGCCAGTGCCTGGACGTTCGGACAGCAGGGCGGCTACATGTCGAACCCCGATGTGCAGGATGCCAAGTTCTATTTTAGCGACCCGGTACGGTCGATGCGGACATTCATCACGTTTGAGCCGGGCGGGAGCTTCTGGGTCGGCGATCCGGGTAACTACCGGATTCAGAAGTACAGCAGCAGCCGCACCTGGCAGGACCGGATCATGTACCTGCCGCGTTCGTACAGCATTGCCGTCGATCCCAACAACCCGACCCGGGTATTCAACGAGTACCTTGAGTTTGCGATTGACTACTCCAAATCGATGCGGGACGGCTGGCGACTGGCGAAAAACTGGCGGGCCAGCATTCCGGCAGCGTATTTTCAGGATTTCATGGCAAACGTTTTTAAATCCGTTACGACGCTGTCCAACGGGCGGACCTACGCACTTCAGGAGAACGTGAACACCCACCGGCGGCATGTGGTAGAACTGCCGGCAGCGGGTTTGCCCCGGTTTACGGGTATCGAACTGGAGGTGTACGGGTTTGAAAGCATTGGTCCGGATGGCTCTCTCCGGTATGTTTCAGGCTTGTCCAATGGGGCACAGATCTGGTACAAACGAACGCTGAACGGGTTCGACGCAGCGGGTAACCCGCAGTGGGGACCTGCTCAGGAAACGGCCCGCTTCTCCGGCGATACCGGTGGGCATCCCATGACCCGGTATAGTGAAGGCACTCCCGGGCAGACGACCGCCAGCGGGCTCGTGATCAGTTTTGATAGACAGAAAGAAGAAAATGGGCATGGGGCTGGCTTCCACCTGGGAGCAATTCCGGTTGGCGGCTCCGACTGGAAATGGAAAACAGCGCTGGCAACCAACCGGGAGTACCGCGGTGATTTTCCGGACGACGGCCGGTTTGATACCGGAAATTACGGCAGTGAAACAGGAAATGCCGGGGGCGATGTTCAGGTGGTGGAAAACAACATTTTCTGGAATTACTACGGTGAGTTCTGGAAAGCGGGGCAGACCAATAAATGGCAGCATGTCGCTGATAATGGATTGATGGTAGGCCAGTTTGGCGTCACCAAATGGGACTCTGCCGAAGATTCTCCTCCGCAAATGGCCGGAAACGCCTTCTCTACCTCCGTGGTCAAAAGCGGCAGCGATTACTATATCCATCACAACGATGAGTTTTTTCATTCGGGCGTTCACCGGTGGAAAGTGAGCGGATTGAATACGATTCAGCTTCAGACGGCTACTATCGTGTCCAACCCGGTGTTACCGAACAACGGAGTTCACCTGATGGACGGCCTTCCGTTTATCGCGCCTTTAACGGACGGAACGGCGGGCTGGGTCCGCACGCCGGCGGCGGACGTTACAACCAACGAATACAGCACCTGGTGGACCGTAAAAACCGGCGTGAAGTCTTACAAGCGGGATTCGGTGGATATATACGCCAAGTTTCTGCAAAACTCAGGGACGGCTACCGTCGCCAAAGACCTGGGAACGTACACCAACCTCCCTTCCTGGAAAATGTCCGGGAAAGTCAGCTGGGACGGCAACAACGGCAACAACGGCCAGGGCGGAGGATGCTATTTCGAAGTTCTCGACAACACCGGTAAGGTCATTTCCCGCCTGCATATGGAGTTGGTTTGGGGAACGGTGCCCACCATCAAGGTTTTTACCAACAACCAGGTGATTGCCGAGGGACCGCACACGGCCATGTACGTCGTTACCAACAAAACGCAACCCTTCCAAATCAACGCGGCGACGGGAGGAATTACGTTCCGGTACGGTACCTACCCGGCTATAACGGTCCCGGTCTTCGACGCTTCGGCCAACTGGAAAGCTCCCAAAACGGTTCGGATGTATTTCTTCGGAAACGGCTCCAATTACGCACGAATCATGGGGCTGGGGAGCGTTCTGTTTCTGGCTGACGCACCGGCTCCGGAAAACGTAACGCCACCGGCCCCGCTTCTGGCGGCCGACGACGCGGCCAACACGCTGAGCGCTTCGAGTGCGCTGGGCATGTCCGAAATTCTGGTCAGCGTCAATGGTGGAGACTACACCGCCTATAGCGGCCAGATTCTGGTTGGAGACGTGTCCCGACCGGCGGGTTACTGGAAGTTCAAGACTCGGGCGGTGACGGGACGCAACGAAAGCCCGGTGGCCGAAAGCCCCGCCTTCACCCTGGCGCCCGTACCGGCTGCCGTGAACCAGCTTCCCTACGTGAATGCCGGAGCGGATCAGACCCTTGCGCTGCCGACCAGCACGGCCACCCTGACCGGCACGGCCAGCGATTCCGACGGCAGCATCGCCTCTTATGTGTGGAGCCAGCGAAGCGGTCCAACGCAACTGACCTTCACCAACGGCAACAGCGCTCTGGCTACTGTCAGCGGAATACAGGTGGGTGCGTATCTGCTGCGCCTGACGGTGACCGATAACCAGGGCGGAACGTCTTTCGCCGAAACCTCGCTCAATGTGCAGCCTGCGTCGCTGCCCGCCATCGTCAGTTTTAACCTGATTAATGCTACCAACGGGCAGGAAATCAGGGTGATAGCGCCCGGAGAGCAACTGAACCTGCTGAACCTGCCCACGCAGAACCTGGCTATCCGCGCCAACATCAGCATGGGCACCCCGACCGGGTCGGTGGTGATGAACCTGAGTGGCGCCCAGAGCCGCAGCCAGACGGATTCAAACGCCCCGTTTGCGCTTTTCGGCGATAATAACGGCACTTACACCTCCTGGACCCCGGTTGCGGGGAGTTATACGCTCACGGCTACGCCGTATACCGCGGCCAATGGAACCGGCACGGCGGGCACACCGCTCACGATCAGCTTCAGCGTCGTTCGGCCGGCCGCTAACCCGACGGGCAATTTCGACAAGGCCAATTGCAGCACGCTGGAAGGCTGGGCCGCCGACCGCAACCAGTTAAATACCTCCGTCAATGTGGACGTGGTCATTGATGGGGTGCTGGTGGCAACGGTCCCTGCCAATCGGTTGCGTTCGGACGTAGGAGCCGCGCTGAGAGACAACGGGCTGCACGGTTTCCGCTTTAATGTTCCGTCTGCTTACCAGCAACGGGGAACGCACACGGCTTCCATCCGGCTGGCCGGGACCAGTTACGTGCTGCCAAACTCGCCCCGCCAGTATACCTGCGCTACATCGGCCCGGATGGATACCAGCGGCGAAAAATCGGGAGGAGAGGTGTCGGCGACGGCCTGGCTGCTGTTTCCCAATCCGGTACAAAACAGCCTGACCATTGCGGTCCCGGCTCCATTTATGCCCGGTAACCTGCAAATGACCATCGTTTCGTCAACGGGCCGTCAGTTTGCCGTTCCGGCTCAGCTGATGGCCGCTGATAATCAGCAGATCACGGTGGATGTTCAGGGGCTGCAACTGCTCCCCGGCGTTTATTTCATTCAGATTTCGGACGGGCAGCGGCTATTGCAGACCATTCGTTTCGTTAAATCCTGA